A portion of the Juglans microcarpa x Juglans regia isolate MS1-56 chromosome 1D, Jm3101_v1.0, whole genome shotgun sequence genome contains these proteins:
- the LOC121262446 gene encoding pentatricopeptide repeat-containing protein At1g80880, mitochondrial — MAHLPSLARRLPRTDPHFFLPLSMLHPITCSPSPSPATAILQPFLSYLFRAFHQTRHLPSPQTRRFSTFQPFSAQNYHYPFDFDNFKFKATHGTQDPGLPRFLEMLRGVSQCPSEAKAVESLDESGIEANREIVCSAIWESREEWRLAFLAFKWGEKWGCTDEKACYLMIWVLGNHRKFNIAWCLIRDMHTHRSKMDTRRAMLIMIDRYASANDPCKAIRTFHVMETFRLTPDQEAFHTVLKALCKYGNIEEAEEFMFVNKKLFPLETEGFNIILNAWCNVSLDVFEAKRVWREMSKCCITPDATSYTLMISCFSKVGNLFDSLRLYDEMKKRSWIISLEVYNSLIYVLSHANCFEEALKILDKMKGLGLQPDSTTYNSMIHPLCEAKRFEEARNILTTMMQENLSPTMETYHAFLRSAGFEGTLEVLNRMKKAGLGPTGDTFLIIIGKFLKLGQPDHALKVFMEMKQYEIVPNSSHYSVLVQGLAMCGWLIKAREFYAEMRSNGFLEDPKLKKLLKEPVRCSVHEGKRQVQQVNRDERTNHRKGRSMRWTNNTHQSRKKKKSIEKSNLEL, encoded by the exons ATGGCACATCTTCCCTCCCTTGCAAGGAGACTGCCACGAACGGATCCGCACTTCTTCCTACCCCTCTCCATGCTCCACCCTATCACTTGCTCACCCTCTCCTTCTCCGGCTACGGCTATACTACAGCCATTCCTTAGTTACCTCTTTCGCGCATTTCATCAAACACGTCATTTACCCTCTCCACAGACCCGTCGCTTCTCAACCTTCCAACCCTTCTCAGCTCAAAATTACCACTATCCATTTGACTTTgacaatttcaaattcaaagccACCCACGGCACGCAAGACCCGGGTCTTCCCCGATTCCTTGAGATGCTCAGAGGAGTCTCCCAGTGTCCCTCAGAAGCGAAGGCCGTCGAGTCTCTTGACGAGTCAGGCATCGAAGCGAATCGAGAAATTGTTTGCTCTGCGATTTGGGAATCGAGGGAAGAGTGGAGACTGGCATTTTTGGCTTTCAAATGGGGTGAGAAATGGGGCTGCACTGATGAAAAAGCTTGCTATTTGATGATATGGGTTTTGGGCAATCATAGAAAGTTTAATATTGCTTGGTGTTTGATTCGGGACATGCACACGCACCGTTCTAAAATGGACACTCGTCGGGCAATGCTTATTATGATTGATAG ATATGCATCTGCAAATGATCCATGCAAGGCCATTCGGACATTCCACGTAATGGAGACGTTCAGATTGACCCCTGATCAGGAAGCATTCCACACCGTTCTGAAGGCACTCTGTAAATATGGAAACATTGAGGAGGCTGAAGAATTTATGTTTGTAAACAAGAAGTTATTCCCACTGGAGACTGAGGGCTTTAACATTATTCTCAATGCATGGTGTAACGTATCTCTAGATGTATTTGAAGCAAAGAGAGTTTGGAGAGAAATGTCTAAATGCTGTATTACACCAGATGCAACTTCATATACTCTCATGATTTCCTGTTTCTCAAAGGTTGGGAATCTCTTTGATTCACTTAGACTCTATGATGAAATGAAGAAACGAAGTTGGATCATAAGCCTTGAGGTTTACAATTCATTAATATACGTACTAAGTCATGCGAATTGCTTTGAGGAAGCTCTCAAAATCCTGGACAAAATGAAAGGTTTAGGTTTGCAACCGGATTCTACCACTTACAACTCAATGATACACCCTCTGTGCGAAGCAAAAAGGTTTGAGGAGGCAAGAAATATACTGACCACTATGATGCAGGAGAATCTCAGTCCAACCATGGAGACTTACCATGCATTTCTTAGGAGTGCAGGTTTTGAGGGAACATTGGAAGTTCTTAACCGAATGAAGAAAGCTGGTTTAGGTCCTACTGGGGATACCTTTCTAATAATTATTGGCAAGTTCTTGAAACTGGGGCAACCTGACCATGCATTGAAGGTATTTATGGAAATGAAACAGTATGAAATAGTGCCCAATTCCTCGCATTACTCGGTGCTGGTACAAGGGCTGGCAATGTGTGGGTGGTTGATCAAGGCCAGGGAGTTCTATGCAGAGATGAGATCAAATGGATTTTTAGAAGACCCAAAGCTTAAGAAGCTCTTGAAGGAACCAGTCCGATGCAGTGTACATGAAGGGAAGCGACAGGTCCAACAGGTTAATAGAGATGAGAGGACGAATCATAGGAAAGGCAGAAGTATGAGATGGACAAATAATACCCACCAatcaagaaagaagaagaaatcaatcGAAAAGTCCAATTTGGAACTTTGA
- the LOC121262471 gene encoding chaperone protein dnaJ 8, chloroplastic-like, with translation MVNRVMFSSASSSSSSSSVMDPYKTLRIQPSASESEIKKAFRQLALQYHPDVCRGSNSGVQFHQINEAYDTVMSKLRGESMALSESYDDDMDESMRGMNDPDWELWEEWMGWEGAGIRDYSSHINPYI, from the exons atggtgaaTAGGGTTATgttttcttctgcttct tcttcatcttcatcttcttctgtgATGGACCCCTATAAGACTCTGAGGATCCAACCCAGTGCCTCTGAATCTGAGATCAAGAAGGCTTTCAGACAGCTTGCTTTGCAG TATCATCCAGACGTATGCAGAGGAAGCAATAGTGGTGTGCAGTTCCACCAAATCAATGAAGCTTACGAT ACTGTGATGAGTAAATTGAGAGGGGAATCGATGGCGTTGTCTGAGTCGTACGATGACGATATGGACGAGTCGATGAGAGGAATGAACGATCCTGATTGGGAGTTGTGGGAGGAGTGGATGGGATGGGAAGGAGCAGGAATTCGTGACTACTCGTCTCACATTAATCCCtatatttga
- the LOC121262480 gene encoding probable protein phosphatase 2C 60, whose protein sequence is MGIYLSAPKTEKVSEDGENDRLRYGFSSMQGWRATMEDAHAAYPDLDSSTSFFGVYDGHGGKVVAKFCAKYLHQQVVKHDAYATGDLGTAVQKAFLRMDEMMCGQRGWRELAILGDKMEKFSGMIEGLIWSPRGGEVNNHNDNWLSEEGPHSDFDGPNCGSTACVAIIRKNQLLVANAGDSRCVISKKGQAYNLSKDHKPDLEIEKDRILKAGGFIQYGRVNGSLNLARAIGDVEFKQNKHMPAEKQIITAFPDITTVELCDDDEFLVLACDGIWDCLSSQQLVDYVREQLKTDSKLSVICERVFDRCLAPSAGGEGCDNMTMILVQFKKPVDNTSVGKQMAGEQPSSSDQPSETETETDRSSMET, encoded by the exons ATGGGGATATATCTCAGTGCCCCCAAGACTGAAAAGGTATCAGAAGATGGTGAAAATGACAGACTTAGATATGGGTTTTCATCAATGCAAGGGTGGCGTGCTACCATGGAAGATGCT cATGCAGCTTATCCAGATTTGGACAGTTCCACGTCTTTTTTTGGTGTTTATGATGGCCATGGAG GTAAAGTAGTTGCTAAGTTCTGTGCCAAGTATCTTCACCAACAGGTGGTCAAGCATGATGCATATGCAACTGGAGATTTAGGTACTGCAGTACAGAAAGCATTTCTAAG AATGGATGAGATGATGTGTGGGCAAAGAGGATGGAGAGAATTAGCAATACTTGGAGATAAAATGGAAAAGTTTTCTGGCATGATAGAAGGGTTGATATGGTCTCCTAGGGGTGGTGAAGTCAATAACCATAACGATAATTGGCTGTCAGAGGAG GGGCCTCACTCTGACTTTGACGGACCAAATTGTGGAAGCACAGCTTGTGTGGCGATCATCCGAAAGAATCAACTTCTTGTTGCAAATGCTGGTGATTCTCGATGTGTAATATCCAAGAAGGGTCAG GCATATAATTTGTCTAAAGATCACAAACCTGACCTTGAGATCGAGAAGGATAGGATTCTGAAAGCTGGTGGTTTTATCCAGTATGGTCGGGTCAATGGAAGTTTGAACTTGGCAAGAGCCATAG GAGATGTGGAATTCAAGCAGAACAAACATATGCCAGCTGAAAAGCAGATTATCACTGCCTTTCCAGACATAACCACT GTTGAGCTttgtgatgatgatgagtttCTTGTTCTAGCTTGTGATGGGATTTG GGATTGCCTGTCAAGCCAGCAACTAGTGGATTATGTGCGGGAACAGTTGAAAACC GACAGTAAACTTTCAGTCATTTGCGAGAGAGTGTTTGACAGGTGTTTGGCACCATCGGCCGGTGGCGAGGGTTGTGACAATATGACCATGATTTTGGTTCAGTTCAAAAAGCCTGTTGATAATACTTCTGTTGGGAAGCAGATGGCAGGGGAGCAGCCTTCGTCATCTGATCAACCATCTGAGACTGAGACTGAGACTGATAGAAGTTCAATGGAGACTTAA
- the LOC121262460 gene encoding LOW QUALITY PROTEIN: magnesium transporter MRS2-10-like (The sequence of the model RefSeq protein was modified relative to this genomic sequence to represent the inferred CDS: deleted 2 bases in 1 codon): MADLKEHLLPPKPHSAINLRDAAYRSPASGRQPFQGMDVLGLKKRGQGLRSWIRVDASGNSQVIEVDKFTMMRRCDLPARDLRLLDPLFVYPSTILGREKAIVVNLEQIRCIITADEVLLLNSLDSSVLHYVVELQRRLTTNAASEVWQSDATDLNQRRGSRNLENVVFGSPSPDYLPFEFRALEVALEAACTFLDSQAAELEIEAYPLLDELTSKISTLNLERARRLKSRLVALTRRVQKVRDEIEQLMDDDGDMAEMYLTEKKKGETSFCGDLSLMGYRSTDCTSVSAPVSPFSSPREARKLEKSLSIVRSRHESMRSSESATESIEELEMLLEAYFVVIDSTLNKLTSLKEYIDDTEDFINIQLDNVRNQLIQFELLLTTATFVVAIFGVVAGIFGMNFSISLFDDTSAFKWVLVITGIIGVVIFSAFVWFFKHRRLMQL, from the exons ATGGCGGATCTTAAAGAACACCTGCTCCCTCCAAAACCTCATTCAGCTATAAACCTTCGGGATGCAGCTTATCGATCTCCAGCCAGTGGGCGGCAACCTTTTCAGGGTATGGATGTTTTGGGGCTGAAGAAGCGGGGCCAAGGCCTTCGATCTTGGATTCGTGTTGATGCATCTGGGAATTCCCAAGTCATTGAGGTTGACAAATTCACTATGATGCGGCGTTGTGATCTTCCTGCCCGTGATCTGCGACTGCTTGATCCCTTATTTGTTTACCCCTCAACGATCCTGGGTAGGGAGAAGGCTATTGTTGTAAACTTGGAGCAAATTCGTTGTATTATCACTGCCGATGAGgttcttttattaaattccCTAGATAGTTCTGTATTGCATTATGTGGTGGAGCTACAACGTCGATTGACAACAAATGCTGCGAGTGAGGTCTGGCAGTCAGATGCCACTGACTTGAACCAAAGGAGGGGAAGtagaaatttggaaaatgtTGTGTTTGGGAGCCCATCACCAGACTATTTGCCATTTGAGTTTAGGGCCCTTGAAGTTGCCTTGGAGGCTGCTTGTACATTTCTTGATTCTCAG GCAGCAGAACTAGAAATTGAAGCATATCCGTTACTAGATGAACTTACATCAAAGATCAGTACACTCAATTTGGAACGAGCACGTAGATTGAAAAGCAGGCTTGTTGCGTTGACTCGAAGAGTGCAGAAG GTTAGAGATGAAATAGAGCAACTCATGGATGATGATGGAGATATGGCTGAAATGTATCTTACGGAGAAGAAAAAAGGA GAAACATCATTTTGTGGTGATCTGTCATTGATGGGATACAGATCAACAGACTGTACATCTGTTTCTGCTCCTGTGTCTCCTTTTTCTTCACCCCGTGAAGCCCGGAAACTTGAGAAAAGCTTGAGCATTGTAAGGAGCAGACACGAGAGCATGAGGAGTTCTGAGAGTGCCACAGAAAGTATAGAAGAGCTTGAGATGTTGTTGGAAGCATATTTTGTTGTCATTGATAGCACCCTAAACAAGTTGACATCG TTGAAGGAGTACATCGATGACACAGAAGATTTCATCAATATTCAGCtg GATAACGTTCGAAATCAGCTGATCCAATTTGAGCTGCTGCTCACGACTGCTACATTTGTTGTTGCGATCTTTGGGGTGGTGGCAGGGATCTTTGGCATGAATTTTTCAATATCCTTATTCGATGACACTAGTGCATTTAAGTGGGTACTTGTAATCACAGGAATTATTGGGGTTGTGATATTCAGCGCATTCGTGTGGTTCTTCAAGCACAGAAGGCTAATGCAACTGTAA